The genomic stretch TGCCTTGAGATGACCATCACGGCCTTCAACATGGCCGAAAAATTCAGAACCCCGGTGATTCTGCTTCTGGACGAGATCACCGCGCATACCCGCGAAAAAATCATCATTCCCAGGGAAGACGAGTACGAGGTCTTCAACCGCGTGGTGCCGACCATGCCGCCGGAGTGGTACAAACCCTTCGAGGAGACGGTGCGCGGCGTGCCGCCCATGCCCCCCATCGGTTCGGGCTACCGCTTCCACGTCACGGGCCTGACGCACGACGCCAACGGCTTCCCGACCTCGCGGCCCGAAGAGGTCGTCGATCTCATCGGGCGCATGTTCCGCAAGATCGACCAGTTCCTGCCGCAGGTTTCCCTGACCGAGGAATACCTCTGCGAGGACGCCGAGGTCTGCGTCGTGGCCTACGGTTCGGTGGCCCGCTCCGCGGCCTACGCCGTGGACCAGGCCAGGGAGCGCGGTGTCCGGGCGGGCCTGCTCAAGCTGAAGACCCTCTTCCCCTATCCCCGCGCGGCCACGGAAAAAGTCATGGGCCACGCCCGGGCGATCATCGTGCCTGAAATGAACATGGGCCAGATGTCGCGCGAGGTGAAGCGGGTGAACAACGGCAAGACCATGGTGCGGGCGCTGAACCGCGTGGACGGCCAGATCATCACCCCCTCGGAAATCCTCAAGGCGATCATGCAGGTGTAGCCATGTCAGAAGTTATCGGGAACCATATCATTCACAAGTATCTGCGGCACAACAAGAAATTCCCGCACGTGCTTTGCCCCGGCTGCGGCCACGGCATCGCTCTGGGCGCGCTCATCCGCGGGGTCCACTGCCTCGGCCTGGAAAAGGACGACGTGGTCATCGTGGCGGGAATCGGTTGTTCCGGACGCCTGGCGGTCTACGTGGACTTCAATACGGTCCACACCACCCACGGCCGTGCGCTGACCTTCGCCACGGGCATCAAGATGGCCAAGCCGAATCTGAACGTGATCTGCATCATGGGCGACGGCGATGCGCTCTCCATCGGCGGCAACCATCTGATCCACGCAGCGCGCCGCAACATCGGCATCACCGCGCTGGTGCTGAACAACAACATCTACGGCATGACCGGCGGCCAGTGCTCGCCGACCACGCCCCACGGCTCCTTTTCCATGACCTCGCCCTACGGCCAGCTGGAAAAAGGCTTCGACGTGGTGGATCTGGTCCGGGCGGCCGGGGCCAACTTCGTGGCCCGGGGCACCTCGTTCCACGCCCAGCAGCTCGACAAGCTGATCATCCAGGCGCTCCAGCATCCGGGCTTCAGCATGGTGGAGGTCGTTTCCCCCTGCCATACCCAGTTCGGGCGCAAGAACAAGTACAAGGGACCGGTGGACATGTACAAATGGCTCAAGAAGAGCGCCACCCCCCTGGAGCGGTACGAGGAGCTGGAACCGGACAAGCGCGAGGGACGTTTCCCCACGGGCGTGTTCGTGGACAACGACTTGCCCGGCCTGGAGGAGCAGTATCAGGCGCTGAAGCAGAAAATGCGGGGGCAGGCGAAATGAATCAGGATGTGACGCTGGAACGTTTTGAGGTTCGGCTTTCCGGCCTGGGCGGCCAAGGCATCATCACCCTGGGGCGCGTGCTCGGCACGGGCCTGGCCCTCGGCCACGGCTACCAGGTCACCCAGACCCAGAGCTACGGCCCGGAAGCGCGCGGCGGCTCCAGCCGCTGCGACCTCGTGGTCAGCTCCGGTCCGATCAGCTATCCGAAGGCGGAAAGCCTCGACCTGCTGGTGGCCCTTTCCCAGGAAGCCTGCAACTCGTACTACCGCTTTCTCAAGCCGGGCGGCATCCTGGTGCTGGAGACGGATCTGGTCAAGCAGCCGCCGACCAACATCTACCTCGGCCTGCCGTTTACGGAAATGGCCTCCAAGAAGGTCGGCATCGTCCAGGCCATGAACACCATCGTGCTGGGAGCGATCAGCTACCTGCTGCCGTTCGTGGACCAGAAGACCATGCGCAAGTCCCTTCAGGACGCGCTTCCCGCCAAGATCCGCGACGTGAACACCAAAGCCTTCAACCTCGGCTATCGCGAAGCCAAGAGGGAATTCGGCGATCAGCCCGAAATGTGGAAGGGCAAGCCCGAGGAACGGAAGGAATACGACATCTGACCTTTCCCGGCAGCACATTGCGTACAAAAAACCGCCCCCGTTGGGGCGGTTTTTTCGTGCGGGCCGTCCCGGCGCGGCTAAAACTGCCGCTGCACCGTGGGCGTCAGCCCGCCTTGCTGGTTGCGCAGCTGCGGCAGGAGCGTCATGGTGTTCTGGTTCACGGGCAGGGTCCATTGCCAGCCCGAAAAGACCTCGCCCGTAACGCTGTCCGCCACCTGTGCGGAAAGATAGATGACGTCCGCGCCGATAAGGTAGCTGCCCGTCATGTCCGCCTCGGTGGTGGGGTATGCGGACTTGGTCAGCAGGGCGAGCCCGCCCGGTTCCGTGGCGTTGGCGTCGGCGGGCAGGGGCGGAGCCGGAGCGGCCTTGCGCGTCTGCGCCTCGGCCATGACCACGTTCAGGTCGCGCTGAGCGAGCCTCGAGGCCACCTGCTCGGCGACGACGCGGCCGAAAGGCGACGGGTCCGCCTGCCTGGAAACGTTCACGAACGGGTGGACCCGGATCGGGGACTGCTTGTCGATGTCGTTGCCGAGGTCCGAGGCCAGTTCGTCGGCGGCTTCGTAATTCAGGTCGATGATCGGCGTCTCGTCTTCCGCGTTCAAGGGCGCGGCCGTGGGGCCGATGTCGAAGACGAAGTCGGCGGTCTTGTCGTAATTGCGCTTGACCTTGCTCCAGGAGCAGCCCGGCAGGCTTGCCAGGGCCAGGACCAGCAGCAGGTATGCACAGTTCCTCATGGTTGGATCTCGTGGTTGCGGGTTGCGGCGTTGACGTCTTATCGGCCGTTTCGCCTGTTGGTTTAGCGGCGAGGGGTCATCTCGCGGCGGAGCCGGATTCATTCGCGCGCAGCAGCTCCGCAAGCAGCCGGGCCAGTCGGCCGGCGGCCTTGCCCGCCACTTCGATGACCTCTTCGTGGCTGGTGCCGGCCATGCAGTCCGGGAGATTCTTGTTCGTCAGGCAGGAGATCGCCAGAACGCGCATGCCCATGTGCCTCGCGCAGACCGCTTCCAGCGCCGTGGACATGCCCACCGCGTCCGCGCCGAGAATGCGCAGCATGCGCGTTTCCGCCGGGGTTTCCAGCTGGGGACCGGGAACCTGGGCGTAGACTCCGCGTTCCAGGCGGATTCCCAGCCTTCGGGCCGTTTCCAGGGCGCGGGCCCGCCACTGCGCATCGTAGACCCGGCTCATGTCCGGAAAGCGCAGCCCCCAGGGATCGTGGTTCGGCCCGGTGAGCGGGCTGCGGCCCGTCAGATTGATATGGTCGCTGACGAGCATCAGCTCGCCCGTGTCGAATTGGGGATTGAGCGCCCCGGCGGCGTTGGTCAGGATCAGATCGCGCACGCCCAGTTCGCCGAGGGTGCGCACGCCGAAGCAGGTTTCCGTGGGGTCGAAGCCCTCATAGAGGTGGAAGCGGCCGGAGAGGGCCAGCACCTGGCGGGAGCCGCAGCGCCCCTTGAAGAGCCGGGAGGCGTGGCCTGCCACGCTGGAGCGCGGGAAGCCCGGAATTTCGGCATAATCCAGCTCCTCGGCGTCTTCCAGCAGGTCTTTGGCCTCGCCCAGCCCGGAGCCGAGAACCAGGGCCGCTGTTCCGGGTTGTGCAGTTCCCCATTTTTCCTGTATAAACTGTGCAGCGTGTTTTACTCTTTCAAAAAATAGCATATGGATACCTTGAGGTTGCTTGAAAAATGGCCGATATCCAATGTGCGGCCCCGTCGCAACCTTTCATAGCATGGCAACGGAAACAAGGATAGGCTTCGGTTTATGGACATCGCGACACTCCTCGGCCTGATCGTCGGCCTCTCCCTCGTGGTGGGCGCCATTTTCATCGGCGGCGCAGTCGATGTGTTCATCAACCTGCCGGGCATGATGATCGTCATCGGAGGAACGCTGGCCTCCATCACCGTGGCGTTTCCGCTTGAGGAGATCGTGCAGGCCTTCTATGCGGGCTTCAAGGTCTTCGGCGTGCGCAAGGTCAAGGCCAGGGACGTGATCAACATCATGGTCAAGGTCGCCGAGATCAGCCGCCGCGAGGGGCTCATGGCTCTTGAGAACGTCCAGACCGAGAACGTGGTGCTCAAGAAATCCTGCCAGCTCATCGCGGACAACGCGGACCCGCAACTGATCCACGACACGCTGCGCATCGAGATCAACGCCATGCGCCGCCGCCACCAGGTGGCCCAGGACGTGTTCAAGCGCCTGGGCGGGCTGGCGCCGTCCTTCGGCATGATGGGAACCCTCATCGGCCTCATCCAGATGCTCTCGCGGCTGGACGATCCCACTTCCATCGGCCCGGCCATGGCCGTGGCCATCCTCACGACCTTCTACGGCTCGCTCCTGGCGACCATGCTCTTCATCCCCATCCAGGCCAAGCTCAAGGCGCGCACGCTTCAGGAGCAGCTCAACCTGGAAATCATCTTCGAGGGCGCCAAGTCGATCCTGGAAAACAACAACCCCATGCTCGTCTACGAGAAGCTTTCGTCCTTCCTCGGTCCGAAGGAGCGGGGAGGTTGATGTGAACAAGAAGCCGCAGCGTCCGAGCTTCACCGACGATCTCGTCATCTTGGAAACCGACGACAACGAGGGCAACGAATGGTTGACCACGTTCGCGGACCTTTCCATGCTGCTCCTCGTCTTCTTCATTCTGCTGTATTCCATGTCCACGCTGGACACGGAGAAGTTTTCGGAAACCTTCACCTCCGTGACCAAGGCGCTCCAGGGGCAGATGGATCAGATCGCCACCAGCCGCATCACCAACGAGGAGGCCGGAGTCTTGCTCGATCAGGTGCT from Paucidesulfovibrio longus DSM 6739 encodes the following:
- a CDS encoding 2-oxoacid:acceptor oxidoreductase subunit alpha — encoded protein: MAVGRKKKHKELFAQGNEAVVEGALLAGCNFYGGYPITPSSEVMEIMAQRLPKTPDGVFLQMEDEIASLGAVIGASLAGCKAMTATSGPGFSLMQEHLGYACMVEAPLVLVNVMRGGPSTGLPTSPAQGDVQQARWGTHGDHSVIVLSASNVQECLEMTITAFNMAEKFRTPVILLLDEITAHTREKIIIPREDEYEVFNRVVPTMPPEWYKPFEETVRGVPPMPPIGSGYRFHVTGLTHDANGFPTSRPEEVVDLIGRMFRKIDQFLPQVSLTEEYLCEDAEVCVVAYGSVARSAAYAVDQARERGVRAGLLKLKTLFPYPRAATEKVMGHARAIIVPEMNMGQMSREVKRVNNGKTMVRALNRVDGQIITPSEILKAIMQV
- a CDS encoding 2-oxoacid:ferredoxin oxidoreductase subunit beta, which gives rise to MSEVIGNHIIHKYLRHNKKFPHVLCPGCGHGIALGALIRGVHCLGLEKDDVVIVAGIGCSGRLAVYVDFNTVHTTHGRALTFATGIKMAKPNLNVICIMGDGDALSIGGNHLIHAARRNIGITALVLNNNIYGMTGGQCSPTTPHGSFSMTSPYGQLEKGFDVVDLVRAAGANFVARGTSFHAQQLDKLIIQALQHPGFSMVEVVSPCHTQFGRKNKYKGPVDMYKWLKKSATPLERYEELEPDKREGRFPTGVFVDNDLPGLEEQYQALKQKMRGQAK
- a CDS encoding 2-oxoacid:acceptor oxidoreductase family protein; its protein translation is MNQDVTLERFEVRLSGLGGQGIITLGRVLGTGLALGHGYQVTQTQSYGPEARGGSSRCDLVVSSGPISYPKAESLDLLVALSQEACNSYYRFLKPGGILVLETDLVKQPPTNIYLGLPFTEMASKKVGIVQAMNTIVLGAISYLLPFVDQKTMRKSLQDALPAKIRDVNTKAFNLGYREAKREFGDQPEMWKGKPEERKEYDI
- a CDS encoding FlgO family outer membrane protein; the encoded protein is MRNCAYLLLVLALASLPGCSWSKVKRNYDKTADFVFDIGPTAAPLNAEDETPIIDLNYEAADELASDLGNDIDKQSPIRVHPFVNVSRQADPSPFGRVVAEQVASRLAQRDLNVVMAEAQTRKAAPAPPLPADANATEPGGLALLTKSAYPTTEADMTGSYLIGADVIYLSAQVADSVTGEVFSGWQWTLPVNQNTMTLLPQLRNQQGGLTPTVQRQF
- a CDS encoding purine-nucleoside phosphorylase, whose protein sequence is MLFFERVKHAAQFIQEKWGTAQPGTAALVLGSGLGEAKDLLEDAEELDYAEIPGFPRSSVAGHASRLFKGRCGSRQVLALSGRFHLYEGFDPTETCFGVRTLGELGVRDLILTNAAGALNPQFDTGELMLVSDHINLTGRSPLTGPNHDPWGLRFPDMSRVYDAQWRARALETARRLGIRLERGVYAQVPGPQLETPAETRMLRILGADAVGMSTALEAVCARHMGMRVLAISCLTNKNLPDCMAGTSHEEVIEVAGKAAGRLARLLAELLRANESGSAAR
- a CDS encoding motility protein A, which encodes MDIATLLGLIVGLSLVVGAIFIGGAVDVFINLPGMMIVIGGTLASITVAFPLEEIVQAFYAGFKVFGVRKVKARDVINIMVKVAEISRREGLMALENVQTENVVLKKSCQLIADNADPQLIHDTLRIEINAMRRRHQVAQDVFKRLGGLAPSFGMMGTLIGLIQMLSRLDDPTSIGPAMAVAILTTFYGSLLATMLFIPIQAKLKARTLQEQLNLEIIFEGAKSILENNNPMLVYEKLSSFLGPKERGG